Proteins encoded together in one Amphritea japonica ATCC BAA-1530 window:
- the nadD gene encoding nicotinate-nucleotide adenylyltransferase: MNDSVKVFMGGTFDPIHNGHLRTALEIEQWLGVSEVTLIPSKAPVHRQQPERTGQQRLDMVRLAVTDEPGLFADDREVRSEDASYTVLTLESFRREIGVNTPVCMVLGMDAYLSLPQWDRWQELLTLCHVVVVKRPGWVYEPCELMQEISKKHETKDQQRLLTSPAGHVIFRELTPLGISATQIRQLIREGCSPRYLIPDAVWNYIQKNKLYGFKNEGK, from the coding sequence ATGAACGATTCAGTGAAAGTGTTTATGGGTGGGACGTTCGATCCTATCCATAATGGCCATCTTCGTACCGCGTTGGAAATTGAGCAGTGGCTGGGTGTGTCTGAGGTCACTTTAATTCCCTCTAAAGCACCTGTTCACCGGCAGCAGCCTGAACGAACCGGGCAGCAGCGTTTGGATATGGTGCGTCTGGCCGTTACTGATGAACCGGGACTTTTTGCCGATGATCGTGAGGTTCGGTCAGAGGACGCTTCATATACTGTATTGACGCTGGAATCTTTTCGTCGAGAAATTGGCGTGAATACACCTGTTTGCATGGTGCTGGGGATGGATGCTTATCTGTCTCTACCCCAGTGGGATAGGTGGCAGGAACTTTTGACTCTTTGCCATGTGGTTGTTGTTAAGCGCCCTGGTTGGGTTTATGAACCTTGCGAACTGATGCAAGAAATCAGCAAAAAACATGAAACTAAAGATCAGCAACGGTTACTAACGTCTCCTGCTGGTCATGTGATTTTTCGCGAGCTGACCCCGTTGGGGATATCGGCTACCCAGATCCGTCAGCTGATCAGAGAAGGTTGTTCACCGCGCTATCTGATACCTGATGCGGTCTGGAACTATATACAAAAAAATAAGCTGTATGGCTTTAAAAACGAAGGTAAATAA
- the parC gene encoding DNA topoisomerase IV subunit A: MSGTVHIDEGIERLSLKEYSEKAYLDYSMYVILDRALPNIGDGLKPVQRRIVYAMSELGLKSTAKYKKSARTVGDVLGKFHPHGDSACYEAMVLMAQPFSYRYPLIDGQGNWGSPDDPKSFAAMRYTESKLAKYAEVLLKEVTQGTVEWGPNFDGTLQEPLTLPARLPNILLNGTTGIAVGMATDIPPHNLREVTKACIQLLSKPSTSLEDLCEFVPGPDMPTDAELITPRHELRKMYETGKGSLRVRAVYSKEQGDIVITALPYQVSGAKVLEQIAQQMQQKKLPMVSDLRDESDHENPTRLVIVPRSNRIDVEQLMAHLFASTDLERTYRVNMNMIGIDGRPQVKNLKQILTEWLVYRTETVRRRLQFRLDKVLARLHILEGLMVAYLNIDEVIEIIRTEDKPKLVMIERFGISEIQAEAILEIRLRQLAKLEEIKIRGEMDELSEERKYLEEILGSEKLMRKLIRDELKADAKEYGDDRRSPIVAREEAKALDEKALLTADPITAVISKQGWIRAAKGHDIDPQGLSYKSGDGFNLACMGRMNQPLILMDSTGRAYSLEAHTLPSARGQGEPITGKLTLPKGATIDGAIAGKDSDAVLLASDAGYGFVTKIADMTSKTRTGKATLTLPKGAKGMTPMLLKRKDSDLLVAVTNEGRMLVFPVKDLPELGRGKGNKIINIPSARAASREELIVAIVTLAPEDTLQVNSGRQHLKMKPSDLEHYRGERGRRGNKLPRGYQRVDSLDVIEKSAAAAEAQED; encoded by the coding sequence ATGAGCGGAACAGTACATATTGATGAAGGCATTGAACGCCTGTCATTGAAAGAATATAGCGAGAAGGCGTATCTGGATTACTCCATGTACGTCATTCTTGACCGGGCGTTGCCGAATATTGGTGATGGCCTGAAGCCGGTTCAGCGCCGCATTGTTTATGCGATGTCTGAACTGGGTTTGAAATCGACAGCAAAATATAAGAAGTCGGCCCGTACCGTTGGTGATGTATTAGGTAAATTCCATCCGCATGGTGACAGTGCGTGTTACGAAGCGATGGTATTGATGGCGCAGCCGTTCTCGTATCGTTATCCCCTGATTGATGGTCAGGGTAACTGGGGTTCGCCGGACGATCCTAAGTCGTTCGCGGCGATGCGATATACCGAATCAAAGTTGGCTAAATACGCCGAAGTGTTGCTGAAAGAGGTTACTCAGGGAACCGTAGAGTGGGGGCCGAATTTTGATGGTACTTTACAAGAGCCGCTGACCCTGCCGGCACGACTGCCGAATATTCTCCTGAACGGTACTACCGGCATCGCCGTAGGTATGGCGACTGATATCCCCCCCCATAACCTGCGTGAAGTCACGAAGGCTTGTATTCAATTGCTCTCTAAGCCGAGCACCAGTCTGGAAGATCTCTGCGAGTTTGTGCCGGGGCCGGATATGCCTACCGATGCCGAGTTGATTACCCCGCGCCATGAATTACGCAAGATGTATGAAACCGGTAAAGGCAGTCTGAGGGTACGGGCGGTCTACAGTAAAGAGCAGGGTGATATTGTTATTACTGCGCTGCCGTATCAGGTGTCAGGTGCCAAAGTGCTGGAGCAGATTGCCCAGCAGATGCAGCAGAAAAAACTACCGATGGTTTCAGACCTGCGGGATGAGTCTGATCATGAAAATCCGACGCGTTTAGTCATCGTGCCTCGCTCAAATCGTATTGATGTTGAGCAGTTGATGGCGCATCTGTTTGCCAGCACCGATCTGGAGCGTACATACCGCGTTAATATGAATATGATCGGTATTGATGGCCGGCCACAGGTTAAAAATCTGAAACAGATTCTGACTGAGTGGCTGGTTTATCGTACTGAAACCGTGCGTCGCCGGTTGCAGTTCCGTCTGGATAAAGTGCTGGCCCGGCTGCACATTCTTGAAGGTCTGATGGTCGCTTATCTCAATATCGACGAGGTTATTGAGATTATCCGTACCGAAGATAAACCAAAGCTGGTTATGATCGAGCGGTTTGGTATCTCCGAGATTCAGGCTGAAGCGATTCTGGAAATCAGATTGCGTCAGTTGGCTAAGCTGGAAGAGATAAAGATTCGGGGAGAGATGGATGAGCTCTCTGAAGAACGCAAGTACCTCGAAGAGATTCTGGGTTCTGAAAAATTGATGCGTAAGCTCATTCGTGATGAGCTAAAAGCCGATGCAAAAGAGTACGGTGATGATCGCCGCTCCCCAATTGTCGCTCGTGAAGAAGCAAAAGCGCTGGACGAGAAAGCGTTACTTACCGCTGATCCGATTACAGCGGTGATTTCGAAGCAAGGCTGGATCCGGGCGGCTAAAGGCCATGATATCGATCCGCAGGGGTTGAGTTATAAGTCTGGAGACGGCTTTAATCTGGCTTGCATGGGGCGTATGAATCAGCCTTTGATTCTGATGGATAGTACCGGTCGTGCCTATTCGCTTGAAGCCCATACATTGCCTTCTGCGCGAGGACAGGGAGAGCCTATTACCGGCAAGCTGACCTTGCCCAAAGGCGCCACTATCGACGGTGCTATTGCCGGGAAAGACAGTGATGCAGTGCTGTTGGCTTCAGATGCGGGTTATGGTTTTGTGACAAAAATTGCAGATATGACCAGCAAAACCCGTACCGGTAAAGCGACCCTGACCTTGCCGAAAGGGGCGAAAGGTATGACGCCGATGCTGTTGAAGCGCAAAGATAGTGACTTGCTGGTGGCAGTGACGAATGAAGGGCGGATGCTGGTCTTCCCGGTTAAAGATCTCCCTGAGCTAGGTCGGGGAAAAGGTAATAAAATTATCAATATTCCGTCTGCCAGGGCAGCTTCGCGGGAGGAGTTGATCGTCGCGATCGTAACGCTGGCGCCGGAAGATACTTTGCAGGTTAATTCCGGTCGACAGCATCTGAAGATGAAGCCTTCTGACCTTGAGCACTACCGGGGTGAAAGGGGGCGTAGAGGTAATAAGCTTCCACGGGGTTATCAGCGAGTCGACTCGCTGGATGTGATTGAAAAGTCTGCGGCAGCGGCTGAGGCGCAGGAAGATTAA
- the rsfS gene encoding ribosome silencing factor, protein MEMDQIISAVRQALDDMKARDVVEIDVTNKSTVTDRMVIASGTSKRHVMSIGQHVQEEMKHQGLLPLGIEGLDTGEWVLVDLGELVVHVMMPDARSFYDLERLWGFDEAEQGSVN, encoded by the coding sequence ATGGAAATGGATCAGATAATCAGCGCTGTACGTCAGGCCCTCGATGATATGAAAGCACGTGACGTCGTTGAAATTGATGTGACCAATAAATCGACGGTAACTGATCGAATGGTTATCGCCAGCGGAACCTCTAAGCGACATGTGATGTCTATTGGGCAGCATGTTCAGGAAGAGATGAAGCACCAGGGCTTGCTGCCTCTGGGAATAGAAGGCCTGGATACCGGTGAGTGGGTGCTGGTGGATCTGGGTGAGCTGGTGGTACACGTCATGATGCCGGATGCGCGTAGTTTCTACGACCTTGAACGCCTTTGGGGCTTTGATGAAGCAGAGCAGGGTTCTGTTAACTAA
- a CDS encoding sulfite exporter TauE/SafE family protein, producing MLSDLIILFTAGFLGGILNSIAGGGSFITFPALLFAGVPPISANATNTFASCSGYMSGTWAFRKDLLEVKADLPRYIIVSLIGGICGAWLLLQTPETAFETAVPWLLLFATLLFIFGGQLNRSLKHLSTRHRHASMAGTVLLSLLLIGVCLYGGFFNAGLGIISLSYLALAGHTNINQMNGLKLLISTFVSLIAIILFIYNDAIAWYEGSIVLAGTLFGGYMAARLSRKLPQQWVRNFVILASVGITVYFFYDVYQ from the coding sequence ATGCTTAGCGATCTGATCATTCTTTTTACAGCGGGTTTTCTCGGCGGCATACTTAACTCTATCGCCGGCGGAGGCAGTTTTATCACCTTCCCTGCACTACTCTTTGCCGGCGTTCCACCCATTAGCGCCAACGCCACCAACACTTTCGCTTCATGCTCTGGCTATATGAGCGGCACCTGGGCCTTCAGAAAAGACTTGCTCGAAGTTAAGGCCGACCTACCTCGTTATATTATCGTCAGTCTTATAGGGGGCATCTGCGGCGCCTGGCTGCTACTACAAACACCGGAAACTGCATTTGAAACGGCCGTCCCCTGGCTACTCCTATTTGCCACTCTGCTCTTTATCTTTGGCGGTCAACTCAACCGCTCGCTAAAACACTTAAGCACCAGGCACCGCCATGCATCAATGGCAGGTACCGTCCTGCTCAGCCTGTTACTCATAGGAGTCTGTCTCTATGGTGGTTTTTTTAACGCCGGCCTTGGAATTATCTCTCTCAGCTACTTAGCACTGGCTGGACATACCAACATTAATCAGATGAACGGCCTGAAACTACTTATCTCAACCTTTGTATCACTGATTGCAATCATCCTGTTTATCTATAACGATGCCATCGCCTGGTATGAAGGATCCATTGTCCTTGCCGGCACCCTTTTCGGCGGTTATATGGCTGCACGACTGTCTCGAAAACTACCTCAACAATGGGTCCGAAACTTCGTCATTCTTGCCAGCGTCGGGATCACTGTGTATTTTTTTTACGACGTTTATCAGTAG
- the parE gene encoding DNA topoisomerase IV subunit B: MSNNYNADAIEVLSGLDPVRRRPGMYTETDRPNHLAQEVIDNSVDEALAGHATQLEVVLHKDGAISVKDNGRGMPVDIHPEEGVSGVELILTRLHAGGKFSNENYNYSGGLHGVGVSVVNALSKLLEVTIRRGGNVYRMTYADGEKVSELEIVDSCGQRNTGTEVRYLADPQYFDTPKYSLTKLKHMLRAKAVLCSGLRVIFTDASGATKEKEEWYYEDGLVDYLKGTTQVYETLPEAPLTVSLQGDSDAMDVALQWLPEGGDLTCESYVNLIPTLQGGTHVNGLRTGLLEAMREFCEFRNLLPRGVKISAEDIWERCCYVLSAKMQDPQFSGQTKERLSSRHIAAFISGAAKDAFSLWLNRHVEDGEKLAELVISSAQRRLRSNKKVVRKKVTSGPALPGKLADCTGNDAMQGELFLVEGDSAGGSAKQARDREYQAVMPLRGKILNTWEVDPNEVLASQEVNHISIAIGVEPGADSFDGLRYGKICILADADSDGLHIATLLCALFVRHFKPLVAAGHVYVAMPPLYRIDVAKDVYYALDDDEMQSVVERIKSERKNAKIGVQRFKGLGEMNPLQLRETTMSRDTRRLVQLTIEPGDGTNEVMDMLLAKKRSPDRKEWLESKGNLADI; the protein is encoded by the coding sequence ATGAGTAATAATTATAACGCCGATGCGATTGAGGTACTGAGTGGACTGGATCCGGTTCGCCGTCGCCCCGGTATGTATACCGAGACCGACCGGCCAAACCATCTGGCGCAAGAGGTCATCGATAACAGTGTTGATGAAGCACTGGCCGGTCATGCCACTCAATTGGAAGTGGTGCTGCATAAAGATGGTGCTATCAGCGTCAAAGACAATGGTCGGGGAATGCCGGTCGATATCCACCCTGAGGAAGGGGTCAGCGGTGTTGAGCTGATTCTGACGCGGTTGCATGCCGGGGGTAAGTTTTCTAACGAAAACTACAACTATTCCGGTGGTTTGCATGGAGTAGGCGTTTCTGTAGTTAACGCTTTGTCAAAGCTGCTTGAAGTGACTATTCGTCGTGGTGGTAATGTCTACCGGATGACCTATGCCGATGGTGAAAAGGTTTCTGAGCTGGAGATCGTTGATAGCTGTGGTCAGCGCAATACCGGAACTGAAGTGCGTTATCTGGCTGACCCTCAATATTTTGATACGCCAAAATACAGCCTGACAAAGCTGAAACATATGCTGCGGGCTAAGGCCGTACTCTGTTCTGGTTTACGGGTTATATTTACTGATGCCAGTGGTGCCACTAAAGAGAAAGAGGAGTGGTATTACGAAGATGGTCTGGTGGACTATCTTAAGGGCACCACCCAGGTATATGAAACATTGCCTGAAGCGCCTCTGACGGTTTCTTTACAGGGCGATTCAGATGCAATGGATGTGGCCTTACAGTGGTTGCCTGAAGGAGGGGATCTGACCTGTGAAAGTTACGTTAACCTGATTCCGACTCTGCAAGGCGGCACGCATGTAAATGGTTTACGAACAGGTTTGTTGGAAGCGATGCGTGAATTCTGTGAGTTCCGTAACCTGTTGCCCAGAGGTGTAAAAATATCCGCTGAAGATATCTGGGAGCGTTGCTGTTATGTCCTGTCAGCGAAGATGCAGGATCCTCAGTTCTCTGGTCAGACCAAGGAGCGTTTGTCATCCCGTCATATTGCCGCGTTTATTTCTGGTGCGGCGAAGGATGCTTTTAGTCTCTGGCTTAATCGCCATGTAGAAGATGGTGAAAAGCTGGCGGAATTGGTTATTAGCAGTGCCCAGCGTCGTCTGCGATCCAACAAGAAAGTGGTTCGTAAAAAAGTTACCTCGGGACCTGCTCTGCCGGGAAAACTGGCTGACTGTACCGGTAATGATGCGATGCAGGGTGAGTTGTTTCTGGTGGAGGGTGACTCTGCGGGCGGTTCCGCAAAGCAGGCCCGGGATCGAGAGTATCAGGCGGTTATGCCGTTACGGGGAAAAATTCTCAATACCTGGGAGGTTGACCCAAATGAGGTTTTGGCCTCACAGGAGGTCAACCATATTTCAATTGCGATCGGGGTTGAGCCCGGCGCCGATAGTTTCGATGGCTTACGTTACGGCAAGATCTGCATCCTCGCCGATGCGGACTCCGACGGCCTGCACATTGCTACGTTGCTTTGCGCGTTGTTTGTGCGCCATTTTAAGCCGCTGGTTGCGGCTGGGCATGTCTACGTGGCAATGCCTCCGCTGTATCGGATAGATGTGGCTAAAGATGTGTATTACGCACTCGATGATGATGAGATGCAAAGTGTTGTTGAGCGGATAAAGTCTGAACGTAAGAATGCCAAAATTGGTGTGCAGCGATTTAAGGGGCTGGGTGAGATGAACCCACTGCAGCTGCGTGAGACAACTATGTCGCGTGATACGCGTCGGCTGGTTCAGCTGACGATAGAGCCGGGTGATGGCACCAATGAGGTAATGGACATGCTCTTGGCGAAGAAGCGCTCTCCCGACCGGAAAGAGTGGCTGGAAAGTAAGGGTAACCTCGCGGACATTTGA
- the rlmH gene encoding 23S rRNA (pseudouridine(1915)-N(3))-methyltransferase RlmH: MKIRLIAVGTKMPGWVTEGFNEYVKRLPHEFSLELVEISLGHRGKGADLARAKRQEGEQVLAAIPKGDRVVALEVGGKNWSTEQLAEQAEQWQMSGQNICLLVGGPDGLSPECVAIADQKWSLSGLTLPHPLVRILLAEQLYRAWSILQGHPYHK, encoded by the coding sequence ATGAAGATACGCCTCATCGCTGTGGGTACTAAAATGCCGGGCTGGGTCACGGAAGGGTTTAACGAGTACGTTAAGCGTTTGCCCCATGAATTTAGCCTTGAACTGGTAGAAATTTCCCTGGGTCACCGGGGTAAAGGTGCCGATCTTGCCCGTGCTAAACGGCAAGAAGGGGAGCAGGTACTGGCAGCGATACCTAAAGGTGATCGGGTTGTTGCGCTAGAGGTCGGTGGTAAAAACTGGAGTACCGAGCAGTTAGCTGAACAGGCTGAGCAGTGGCAGATGTCGGGGCAGAATATCTGCCTGTTGGTGGGCGGGCCGGATGGCTTGTCACCCGAGTGTGTCGCTATTGCTGATCAGAAATGGTCGCTGTCAGGTTTAACCTTACCTCATCCACTTGTACGTATCTTGTTAGCCGAGCAGTTATATCGGGCCTGGAGTATCCTTCAGGGCCATCCCTATCATAAGTAG
- a CDS encoding YqiA/YcfP family alpha/beta fold hydrolase, with protein MPQPLFIYVHGFNSSPDSYKARFLVDWMAENGRSDHILVPDLPHWPAQAIALLEALIDTHSHRNILLIGSSLGGYYSTWLTEKYGLRTVLINPAIRPYELLESMLGEQESYYSDEKYELTHQHLDQLLALNCNQLKDSSRYLLLTQTADETLDYQEGVEKFRDSPMLVQQGGSHGFDQFESVIPAILAFADGRVELPDVTDLTSLADKD; from the coding sequence ATGCCCCAGCCCCTGTTTATCTATGTTCACGGTTTTAATAGTTCGCCCGATTCCTACAAAGCGCGTTTTCTGGTGGACTGGATGGCTGAAAATGGTCGATCAGATCATATTTTAGTGCCGGATTTACCCCATTGGCCAGCGCAGGCGATTGCATTATTAGAAGCGCTGATAGACACTCATTCACATCGTAATATACTCCTGATTGGCAGCTCGCTGGGCGGGTATTACAGTACCTGGTTAACTGAGAAGTATGGTCTGCGTACAGTGCTGATTAACCCGGCTATACGACCTTATGAATTGCTGGAGAGTATGCTGGGTGAGCAAGAAAGCTATTACAGTGATGAGAAATATGAGTTGACCCATCAGCATCTGGATCAGTTGCTGGCATTAAACTGCAATCAACTTAAAGACTCTTCACGATATCTGCTGCTGACTCAGACTGCTGATGAAACATTGGATTATCAGGAAGGTGTCGAGAAATTCAGGGATTCGCCCATGCTGGTGCAGCAGGGTGGTTCCCACGGCTTTGATCAATTTGAATCTGTTATTCCGGCGATATTGGCATTTGCTGATGGCCGAGTAGAGTTGCCTGATGTCACTGATCTGACATCCCTGGCTGATAAGGACTGA
- the rpsA gene encoding 30S ribosomal protein S1 produces the protein MTESFADLFEESLKLVDMVPGTVVMGEVIEIDSDWVTVNAGLKSEAVIARSQFLNDAQELEVQVGDMVKVTLESVEDGSGETRLSREKAKRAESWGVLETAFEAEETVKGFISGSVKGGFTVTVNKINGFLPGSLVDVRPVKNVDHLMGQELEFKLIKLDQKRDNIVVSRRAVLQEANSAQRDELLATLEEGQQVKGYVKNLTNYGAFVDLGGVDGLLHITDMAWKRISHPSDMLTPGDEITVQIIKFDKETNRLSLGLKQLNEDPWSSILARFPAGTKVPARVTNLTDYGCFASIEDGVEGLIHVSEMSWTNKNIHPSKVVQVNDEVEVMVLDVDEKRRRISLGMKQCIANPWSTFAEQFAAGDKVTGTIKTITDFGVFVGLENDLDGLVHMSDISWDADNETALREYKKGEEVEAVILSIDAEKERISLGIKQLESDPFSEYAAANEKNTIVKGIVKSVDAKGANVELAEGIEGYLKVSDISIDRIEDASTVLKVGDEVEAKIVNLDRRNRSITLSVKAKDQADEKAAIKAVADKPVETAGPTTIGDLIKAQMESKK, from the coding sequence ATGACCGAAAGCTTTGCTGACTTATTTGAAGAATCCCTTAAACTCGTTGATATGGTGCCAGGCACTGTTGTAATGGGTGAAGTTATCGAAATCGATAGCGACTGGGTTACCGTAAATGCTGGCCTGAAATCTGAGGCTGTTATTGCTCGTAGCCAGTTCCTGAATGATGCCCAAGAGCTTGAAGTTCAAGTGGGTGACATGGTTAAGGTAACTCTCGAAAGCGTTGAAGATGGCTCCGGTGAGACACGTCTGTCCCGTGAGAAAGCTAAGCGCGCCGAGTCTTGGGGTGTTCTGGAAACTGCCTTCGAAGCTGAAGAAACTGTTAAAGGTTTTATCAGCGGAAGCGTAAAGGGTGGTTTCACCGTTACTGTTAACAAGATTAATGGTTTCCTTCCTGGTTCTTTGGTAGATGTTCGTCCAGTTAAAAATGTTGACCACCTTATGGGTCAAGAGCTGGAATTCAAACTGATTAAGTTAGACCAAAAGCGTGATAACATCGTTGTTTCTCGTCGCGCAGTTCTTCAGGAAGCTAACAGCGCTCAACGTGATGAGCTGCTGGCTACTCTGGAAGAAGGTCAGCAAGTTAAGGGTTACGTTAAGAACCTGACCAACTACGGTGCGTTCGTAGATCTGGGCGGTGTTGACGGCCTGCTGCACATCACTGACATGGCGTGGAAGCGTATTTCACACCCAAGCGATATGCTGACTCCGGGTGATGAAATCACCGTTCAGATTATCAAGTTCGACAAAGAGACTAATCGTCTGTCTCTGGGTCTGAAGCAGCTGAACGAAGATCCTTGGTCTTCTATCCTGGCTCGTTTCCCTGCTGGAACTAAGGTTCCTGCGCGTGTTACTAACCTGACTGACTACGGTTGCTTCGCGTCTATCGAAGATGGCGTTGAAGGTTTGATCCACGTGTCTGAAATGTCCTGGACTAACAAGAACATCCACCCTTCTAAAGTTGTTCAGGTGAACGATGAAGTTGAGGTTATGGTTCTTGATGTTGATGAGAAGCGTCGTCGTATCTCTCTGGGCATGAAGCAGTGTATTGCTAACCCATGGTCTACTTTTGCTGAGCAGTTCGCTGCGGGCGATAAAGTTACCGGTACTATCAAGACAATTACCGATTTCGGTGTCTTTGTTGGTCTGGAAAATGATCTGGATGGTCTGGTTCACATGTCTGATATCTCTTGGGATGCTGACAACGAAACAGCGCTGCGCGAATACAAGAAGGGCGAAGAAGTTGAAGCCGTTATCTTGTCTATCGATGCAGAGAAAGAGCGTATCTCTCTAGGTATCAAGCAGCTGGAAAGCGATCCGTTCTCTGAGTACGCTGCTGCTAACGAGAAGAACACTATCGTTAAAGGTATCGTTAAGTCTGTAGATGCTAAAGGCGCTAATGTTGAGCTGGCTGAAGGTATCGAAGGTTACCTGAAAGTGTCTGACATCAGCATCGATCGCATCGAAGATGCTTCTACCGTTCTGAAAGTAGGCGATGAAGTTGAAGCGAAGATCGTTAACCTGGATCGTCGTAACCGTTCAATCACCCTGTCTGTTAAAGCTAAGGACCAGGCTGATGAGAAGGCGGCTATCAAGGCTGTTGCTGATAAGCCAGTAGAGACTGCTGGTCCTACTACGATCGGTGATCTGATCAAAGCGCAGATGGAATCTAAGAAGTAA
- a CDS encoding glutamate-5-semialdehyde dehydrogenase, giving the protein MNVKEYMAELGQQARSASRAIAKADTSVKNRALLAMADAIDASRTELVAANAKDLEQGRINGLDDAMLDRLELKQSQIDTMIEGLRQVAALPDPIGAITDMNYLPSGIQVGKMRVPLGVIGIIYESRPNVTVEAASLCLKSGNATILRGGSEAIHSNAAVAECIQVGLQAAGLPADTVQVVKTTDREAVGELITMPEYVDVIVPRGGKGLIERISRDAKVAVIKHLDGICHVYIDEDADKSKAINVSINSKTHRYGTCNTMETLLVHEARAASILPELAERYQAIGVELRGCEATLALLPNLKAASDEDWETEYLAPILSIKLVSDMDAAIAHINRYGSHHTDSIITENYTKSRSFLREVDSSSVMVNASTRFADGFEYGLGAEIGISTDKIHARGPVGLEGLTSQKYVVLGDGHIRQ; this is encoded by the coding sequence ATGAACGTTAAAGAGTATATGGCAGAACTGGGTCAGCAAGCACGCAGTGCCTCACGCGCAATAGCGAAAGCGGATACCAGTGTAAAGAACCGTGCCCTATTGGCGATGGCGGATGCAATTGATGCATCCCGTACTGAGCTGGTTGCGGCGAATGCAAAAGACCTTGAGCAAGGTCGGATAAACGGCCTCGACGATGCGATGTTAGATCGTCTGGAGCTGAAACAGTCTCAGATTGATACAATGATCGAAGGCTTGCGTCAGGTTGCTGCTCTTCCCGACCCGATCGGTGCGATCACTGATATGAATTACCTGCCTAGTGGTATACAGGTAGGTAAAATGCGCGTTCCTTTAGGTGTGATCGGTATTATTTATGAGTCACGTCCTAATGTTACGGTTGAAGCGGCCAGTCTCTGTCTGAAGTCAGGTAATGCGACGATCCTTCGGGGTGGCTCTGAAGCTATTCATAGTAACGCTGCGGTTGCTGAGTGTATTCAGGTTGGATTACAGGCAGCTGGGCTACCAGCAGACACTGTTCAGGTTGTAAAAACGACCGACCGTGAAGCGGTAGGCGAGCTGATTACTATGCCTGAATATGTCGATGTCATTGTGCCCAGGGGCGGCAAAGGGCTGATTGAACGTATCAGCCGAGATGCAAAAGTTGCTGTGATTAAGCATCTGGATGGTATTTGTCATGTTTATATTGATGAAGATGCTGATAAGTCCAAAGCGATCAATGTGTCGATAAACTCTAAAACTCATCGTTATGGTACCTGTAACACGATGGAGACCTTATTGGTGCATGAGGCCCGCGCTGCAAGTATTCTTCCAGAGCTGGCTGAGCGTTATCAGGCGATAGGTGTAGAGCTGCGGGGTTGTGAAGCGACCCTGGCATTGCTTCCTAACCTGAAGGCAGCTTCTGATGAGGATTGGGAGACTGAATATCTTGCCCCAATCCTGTCGATTAAGTTAGTGAGTGATATGGATGCGGCGATTGCGCATATTAATCGATATGGTTCTCACCATACCGATTCAATTATTACTGAGAATTACACTAAATCACGCAGTTTTCTGCGTGAAGTAGATTCAAGCTCAGTGATGGTAAATGCCTCTACTCGTTTTGCGGATGGTTTTGAATATGGTTTAGGTGCTGAGATAGGCATCTCAACGGATAAAATTCATGCGCGAGGGCCGGTTGGTCTGGAAGGATTAACTTCGCAAAAGTATGTGGTATTGGGTGATGGTCATATTCGACAGTAA
- a CDS encoding LysE family translocator codes for MDLLTLLLFIPACFALNMSPGPNNLLAMSNAKRYGFHTAFFAGLGRLTAFTGMIGLTATGLAVILHTSEAVFMVIKIVGAGYLFWLAYKLWRSNPGKTETLATDDKSLLDLALQEFLLAAGNPKAILIFTAFLPQFVNPDKQTSLQFFELGFTFLVLEWIAIATYALFGLYLRQWFSQPHKRRLFNRGCASLLASAGLGILLTPK; via the coding sequence ATGGATCTGCTCACTCTCCTACTGTTTATTCCGGCATGCTTTGCCCTCAACATGTCACCAGGCCCGAACAACTTACTGGCGATGAGCAACGCCAAACGTTATGGTTTTCATACCGCTTTTTTTGCCGGTCTGGGCAGACTAACTGCCTTCACCGGCATGATAGGGCTTACAGCAACCGGGCTCGCCGTCATTCTACACACCTCCGAAGCTGTGTTTATGGTTATCAAAATTGTCGGTGCAGGCTATCTGTTCTGGTTGGCTTATAAACTATGGCGATCGAACCCAGGCAAAACTGAAACCCTTGCAACTGATGACAAAAGCTTACTCGACCTGGCTCTTCAGGAATTTTTACTGGCCGCAGGAAACCCCAAAGCCATTTTAATATTTACAGCCTTTCTGCCGCAGTTTGTTAATCCGGACAAGCAGACAAGCCTTCAGTTTTTTGAGCTAGGCTTCACCTTTCTCGTACTGGAATGGATTGCCATCGCAACCTATGCCCTGTTTGGACTGTATCTTCGGCAATGGTTCTCTCAGCCTCATAAGCGACGACTATTTAACCGGGGATGCGCTTCACTACTGGCAAGCGCAGGGCTCGGCATACTGCTAACGCCAAAATAA